From a single Arachis hypogaea cultivar Tifrunner chromosome 3, arahy.Tifrunner.gnm2.J5K5, whole genome shotgun sequence genomic region:
- the LOC112775463 gene encoding uncharacterized protein, with protein sequence MTSSKSTGCFSFGKRSWNATNDLKEPSINTGSNAFIENGFRNWKKVNSGKECALLNHIGKGPNSFHHKALKSCDDLMKQSQHIDRLLHKQTSEEIEKNRIRLGASIDCIRWLTFQGCAYRGHDESQSSSNRGNFLKILKFLGSYNERVKKNVLENAPKNAKYTSNDVQKEILHILATKVRNSIREEIGDAKFCIIIDEARDESKKEQMAIVLRFVTLDGFVKERFFDLVHVTDTCATTLKKELISVLSHYNLQVENIRGQGYDGASNMRGEWNGLQALFLKDSPQAYYVHCFAHRLQLALVAASREVLQIHEFFTQLNSIVTIVSASSKRHDQLQEAQAIENANLVAQNELETGKGANQISTLQRAGDTQ encoded by the exons ATGACTTCTTCCAAATCAACTGGATGTTTTTCGTTTGGAAAGAGATCCTGGAATGCGACCAATGATTTGAAA gaaCCTTCAATCAATACGGGTTCAAATGCTTTTATTGAGAATGGTTtcaggaattggaagaaagtaaataGTGGAAAAGAATGTGCTCTTTTGAATCACATTGGCAAAGGTCCTAACTCATTCCATCATAAGGCACTGAAATCATGTGATGATTTGATGAAACAATCACAACATATTGACAGACTTCTTCATAAGCAAACATCAGAAGAGATTGAAAAGAATCGAATTCGACTAGGAGCATCTATAGATTGTATTAGATGGTTGACATTTCAAGGTTGTGCATACAGAGGACATGATGAAAGCCAAAGTTCAAGCAACAGAGGtaactttttgaaaatattgaaatttttggGATCTTACAATGAAAGAGTGAAAAAGAATGTTTTGGAAAATGCTCCAAAAAATGCTAAATATACTTCAAATGATGTCCAAAAAGAAATTCTACATATTCTTGCTACTAAGGTGAGAAATTCAATCAGAGAAGAGATTGGAGATGccaaattttgtattattattgatgAAGCTAGAGATGAATCTAAAAAGGAGCAAATGGCCATTGTTTTGAGATTTGTTACTCTAGATGGTTTTGTTAAAGAGAGATTTTTTGATCTTGTGCATGTCACTGATACTTGTGCAACAACTTTAAAGAAAGAATTGATTTCTGTCCTTTCTCATTATAATCTCCAAGTTGAAAATATTAGGGGTCAAGGGTATGATGGTGCTAGCAACATGCGGGGTGAGTGGAATGGTTTGCAAGCTTTGTTTCTTAAAGATTCTCCACAAGCATACTATGTGCATTGTTTTGCTCATAGGTTACAATTAGCATTGGTGGCAGCTTCAAGAGAGGtacttcaaattcatgaattttttactCAATTAAACTCTATTGTCACTATTGTTAGTGCTTCTTCAAAAAGACATGATCAATTACAAGAAgctcaagcaattgaaaatgcAAACTTGGTTGCTCAAAATGAATTAGAAACAGGCAAAGGTGCGAATCAAATAAGCACTTTACAAAGAGCTGGGGATACTCAATAG
- the LOC112775457 gene encoding uncharacterized protein, translating into MFTATNIVLNNIIEDGTTYAQRGEAYGVSKILLSFEFVFTLHLMKEIMGITNVLCQALQQQSQDILNAMHIVSTSKLLLQQLRDGGWCNFLANVKDFCEKHEIKVPNMSAQYVFGRGRSRQPSVTVEHHYRIDVFLAIIDSQIQELNSRFNEQTIELLTLSCALDPNDNFKSFNIEKISKLAEKFYPLDFPSNELNILKSQLQHYQHDIPNHLKGIGTLYELCNKLQEMGKSRTYHMVDRLIRLVLTLPVSTATTERAFSAMKIVKTRL; encoded by the coding sequence ATGTTTACTGCTACCAATATTGTTCTCAATAATATCATTGAAGACGGGACAACTTATGCACAAAGAGGTGAGGCTTATggtgttagtaaaatattattatcatttgaatttgttttcacTTTGCACTTGATGAAAGAGATTATGGGAATCACTAATGTTCTTTGCCAAGCACTGCAACAACAATCTCAAGATATTCTTAATGCAATGCATATTGTTTCTACATCAAAGTTACTTCTTCAACAATTAAGAGATGGTGGATGGTGCAATTTTCTTGCAAATGTTAAAGATTTTTgtgaaaaacatgaaattaaagtcCCTAATATGAGTGCACAATATGtttttggaagaggtcgatctcgTCAACCAAGTGTGACAGTTGAGCATCATTATCGAATAGATGTATTCTTGGCAATAATTGACTCTCAAATACAAGAGTTGAATAGTAGATTTAATGAGCAAACAATAGAGCTTTTGACTTTGAGTTGTGCTTTGGATCCTAATGACAATTTCAAATCATTTAATATTGAAAAAATCAGCAAGTTAGCAGAGAAGTTTTATCCCCTTGACTTTCCTTCTAATGagctaaatattttgaaatctcaGTTGCAACATTATCAGCATGATATACCAAATCATTTGAAAGGCATTGGTACACTTTATGAATTGTGCAACAAGTTGCAAGAAAtgggaaaatcaagaacttatcaCATGGTTGATAGATTAATACGTCTTGTTTTGACTCTACCAGTGTCTACAGCAACAACAGAAAGAGCTTTTTCAGCAATGAAAATTGTTAAGACAAGACTCTGA